TTTCTTTACAGCGGCCTTTTTAGGAGCAGCTTTTTTAGCGGCAGCTTTCTTAGGAGCAGCCTTTTTTACAGCGGCTTTCTTAGGAGCAGCTTTTTTTGCAGCCTTCTTAGGGGCGGCTTTTTTTGCAGTTGCCATTGTTGTTTGAATTTAAAATGGTTAGTAAATAATACATTAAAAATAAAAACAAATTTGCAACCGCCAAAATTTTTTAGGCAGAAACTTCTACTGCGCTAACAGACACCAGAGTTTTATCTCCCTTTGTCTTGCGGAATTCAACCACACCATCTGTAAGTGCAAACAGCGTATAGTCTTTACCGACACCTACGTTCTTACCGGGATGGTAAACAGTACCACGTTGGCGAACGATGATGTTACCGGAGATAGCAGACTGACCGCCGAATATTTTAACACCGAGTCTTTTG
Above is a genomic segment from Parasegetibacter sp. NRK P23 containing:
- the rpmA gene encoding 50S ribosomal protein L27, which gives rise to MAHKKGEGSVKNGRDSQSKRLGVKIFGGQSAISGNIIVRQRGTVYHPGKNVGVGKDYTLFALTDGVVEFRKTKGDKTLVSVSAVEVSA